In Leptospira sp. WS58.C1, a single genomic region encodes these proteins:
- a CDS encoding tetratricopeptide repeat protein, whose product MFLYLPATDYTREKVDSVKSPWEAKSHRGKAILAPDKNNLGILFVRFSLIDDAEEEFLSSQKLLSNNPIPSLNLLRLYYLVDDISEAKKFLETFLKQSPPIERKKFENLLIEAQREEELVIFRDALSTVPGQEVYAWEGLAEYFFSKQEWSKSYYYLEKILQQSPFHKNARGLMLKMAHILEKWDDVIVFGLSLSGTGERVPELEYYIAHAYYEKRRYSEALDWIQKTPDSEKESLVFLELWKLSLLSKNPKADLSPLLPYFRKLRSKGLQFTEEEFFPTMTPEGKETMDRIRYGR is encoded by the coding sequence ATGTTTCTGTATCTCCCTGCAACTGATTACACAAGGGAGAAGGTTGACTCCGTAAAAAGTCCTTGGGAAGCGAAATCCCATAGGGGAAAAGCGATCCTTGCTCCAGACAAAAATAATCTCGGTATTCTATTCGTAAGGTTCTCTCTAATCGACGATGCAGAAGAGGAATTTTTAAGTTCGCAAAAACTTCTTTCGAACAATCCTATACCTTCCCTAAATCTATTACGTTTATATTATCTAGTAGATGATATATCCGAAGCCAAAAAATTTCTGGAAACATTTCTAAAACAGTCCCCTCCGATCGAACGCAAAAAATTCGAGAACCTCCTGATCGAGGCCCAAAGGGAGGAAGAATTAGTCATCTTCCGAGATGCACTTTCTACCGTTCCGGGCCAGGAAGTTTATGCCTGGGAAGGATTAGCGGAATATTTTTTCTCCAAACAGGAATGGTCCAAAAGTTATTACTATTTGGAGAAAATACTACAGCAAAGTCCCTTTCATAAGAATGCAAGAGGCCTTATGTTAAAGATGGCCCATATTTTAGAAAAATGGGACGATGTTATAGTTTTCGGACTTAGCTTGAGTGGAACCGGCGAAAGAGTTCCGGAATTGGAATATTATATCGCTCATGCATATTACGAAAAGAGAAGATATTCGGAAGCGTTGGATTGGATCCAAAAAACTCCCGATTCCGAAAAAGAATCCTTGGTCTTTTTAGAATTATGGAAACTTTCCTTACTTTCTAAAAATCCTAAAGCCGATCTCTCTCCTCTACTTCCTTATTTTAGAAAATTAAGATCCAAGGGACTTCAATTCACCGAGGAAGAGTTTTTTCCTACGATGACTCCGGAAGGTAAGGAAACAATGGATAGAATCCGTTACGGACGATAA
- a CDS encoding tetratricopeptide repeat protein — protein sequence MTEADIKRKFNEALKLEKDGKISQAAKIYTEILGMNPKFQKAYLNLGALYSRTGDSEKAIKTYQKALELGKTTELYYNLGVELYRLGSLDAAVKALKSSLELNKKYLNSHLLLAYCYKQLDRPDKSELYLKNAIKLDPKNKTAYAALATIYFDTEKWEQALAAANTAIQINPNDPRMEILMTEIHVKLGNYKQSFETLKKVTTTAQGFVQFNESIKAAKQKPKPEEKVFFDNLEVLTRKKLDEFKDKLTLSKENPQDFEAPEAQDALDLSLMYLFHGDTERALKYLLYAQKNLQENPTSEAG from the coding sequence ATGACCGAGGCCGATATCAAACGTAAGTTCAACGAGGCTTTAAAACTCGAAAAAGACGGGAAAATCTCCCAGGCGGCCAAGATATATACTGAAATTTTGGGAATGAATCCCAAATTCCAAAAGGCTTATCTGAACCTAGGGGCACTTTACTCTCGCACCGGAGATTCTGAGAAAGCGATCAAAACCTACCAAAAGGCTCTCGAACTTGGAAAAACTACCGAGCTTTATTATAACCTGGGAGTGGAGCTTTATCGACTAGGAAGTTTGGATGCGGCAGTTAAGGCTCTTAAAAGTTCATTGGAGCTAAATAAAAAATATCTAAACTCTCATCTTCTTCTCGCTTATTGTTATAAACAATTAGATCGTCCGGACAAGTCGGAGTTATATCTAAAGAATGCGATCAAATTAGATCCTAAAAATAAAACAGCTTATGCAGCTCTAGCTACCATCTACTTTGATACTGAAAAATGGGAACAAGCTTTAGCGGCCGCGAACACTGCGATCCAGATCAATCCGAACGATCCAAGAATGGAAATCCTAATGACGGAGATCCACGTAAAACTTGGAAATTATAAACAATCATTCGAGACTCTTAAGAAAGTAACTACAACCGCCCAAGGATTCGTACAATTCAATGAATCCATCAAAGCGGCAAAACAAAAGCCGAAACCGGAAGAAAAAGTTTTCTTTGATAATCTGGAAGTGCTAACCAGAAAAAAATTGGATGAATTTAAGGATAAACTCACTCTTTCTAAAGAAAATCCTCAGGATTTCGAAGCTCCGGAAGCACAGGACGCGCTTGATCTTTCTCTTATGTATCTGTTTCATGGAGATACCGAGCGGGCCTTAAAGTATTTATTATATGCGCAGAAAAACCTACAGGAAAATCCCACTTCTGAAGCCGGTTAA
- the mpl36 gene encoding RlpA family plasminogen-binding lipoprotein MPL36 yields MKQIAAIFALITVTACASSETRRSISASGDPSEIFFEKEIVPMDQESKRDLVLAKNSSASRGLDDLLADNKPVKATTPSRQQSGSTGEFDEVGYSSWYGPKFHGKPTASGEIFDKTKLTAAHPSLPLGSVVRVKNLENDKEVLVKVNDRGPFVKDRIIDLSEKAAENLEFKDVGIARVGLTVVSKGGAVESEDMEGLEDEEALLKENKPERLTPKKAVTPAPLVKGAPKGQTVQVGVFRNSRLAEDYRKNLSAEYGEKVYLFERDGMFVLQMGDFMDRAKADLLKSKLKEDGVDCFIPKK; encoded by the coding sequence ATGAAACAGATAGCCGCTATCTTCGCGTTGATAACAGTCACTGCTTGCGCTTCTTCTGAAACTAGAAGAAGTATCAGCGCGTCCGGAGATCCTTCCGAAATATTTTTTGAAAAAGAAATCGTTCCTATGGACCAAGAGTCCAAAAGAGATCTGGTATTGGCTAAGAACTCTTCCGCTTCCAGAGGATTAGATGATCTTCTCGCGGATAATAAACCGGTAAAAGCCACTACACCTTCTAGACAACAATCAGGTTCTACGGGAGAATTCGACGAGGTTGGATATTCTTCCTGGTATGGTCCTAAATTTCACGGTAAGCCGACTGCTAGCGGAGAAATTTTCGACAAAACCAAACTAACTGCAGCTCATCCAAGCCTTCCTTTAGGTTCGGTGGTTCGAGTTAAGAACCTGGAAAACGATAAAGAAGTTTTAGTAAAAGTAAACGATCGCGGGCCTTTCGTAAAAGATCGGATCATCGACCTTTCCGAAAAAGCGGCAGAGAATTTGGAATTCAAAGATGTCGGAATTGCAAGAGTTGGTCTCACCGTAGTTAGCAAAGGTGGAGCAGTAGAGTCGGAAGATATGGAAGGTCTGGAAGATGAAGAAGCTCTTCTGAAAGAGAACAAGCCCGAAAGGCTCACCCCTAAAAAGGCCGTAACTCCCGCTCCACTAGTGAAGGGAGCTCCAAAAGGACAAACTGTCCAAGTCGGAGTTTTCAGAAACAGCAGACTTGCCGAGGATTACAGAAAAAATCTTTCTGCGGAGTACGGCGAGAAAGTATATTTATTTGAAAGAGACGGTATGTTTGTTCTTCAAATGGGTGATTTTATGGATCGCGCAAAAGCGGATCTTCTAAAATCAAAATTAAAAGAAGATGGAGTGGATTGTTTTATTCCTAAAAAATAA
- the cysE gene encoding serine O-acetyltransferase, with translation MFENIKAIKKNDPAAKSYLEVILCYPGLHALWFHSLAHFLYRIKVPLFPRMINTFARFLTGVDIHPGAKIEPGIFIDHGQGVVIGETAEIAKGCLILQGVTLGGTGKESGKRHPTLKENVVVGAGAKILGNIVIEHNVRIGAGSVVLRDVPADCTVVGVPGKVVRSKVDFGKEGERMLDHGELPDPVARVFSILVEKIDTLQREVNELYAKSNLKEKKSSAKDRDNELNEFIHGDGI, from the coding sequence TTGTTCGAGAACATCAAAGCGATTAAAAAAAACGACCCTGCCGCCAAATCCTATTTAGAGGTTATTTTATGTTATCCGGGGTTACACGCGCTTTGGTTCCACTCCCTGGCTCATTTTTTATATAGGATCAAAGTTCCCTTATTTCCCAGAATGATCAATACTTTCGCTCGATTTTTGACCGGAGTCGATATTCATCCTGGTGCAAAAATTGAACCTGGGATCTTTATAGATCATGGTCAAGGTGTGGTCATAGGAGAAACCGCAGAAATAGCAAAAGGTTGTTTGATCCTGCAAGGTGTAACTTTGGGCGGAACCGGTAAAGAAAGCGGCAAAAGACACCCGACGTTAAAAGAGAATGTGGTCGTGGGAGCCGGAGCAAAAATTTTAGGAAACATAGTAATAGAACATAATGTTCGGATTGGTGCCGGTTCTGTCGTATTGAGAGATGTTCCGGCTGACTGCACTGTTGTCGGAGTTCCTGGAAAAGTAGTCCGTTCCAAAGTTGATTTCGGAAAAGAGGGAGAAAGAATGCTGGATCATGGGGAACTTCCGGACCCTGTCGCAAGGGTTTTTTCCATTCTGGTCGAAAAGATAGATACTTTGCAGAGAGAAGTAAACGAACTGTACGCAAAATCCAATCTGAAAGAGAAAAAATCCTCTGCAAAAGACCGAGACAACGAACTGAACGAATTCATTCATGGCGACGGGATCTAA
- a CDS encoding site-2 protease family protein: MNRPTYGWNVLLFVLTFFTLTFQDDIFKIPYLNSATISEIFRIRIPYSFSLLGILFCHEMGHYFAARYYGIKTTLPYFLPVPFSPVGTMGAVIRIKDPIANKIQLFDIGIWGPAMSLVLSIPCLVIGLYNSQLVSLAERTTILQAHPGLMDIHFGDSIFTYVLSQKILGPFDPSLFTVEYTPLAFAGWVGLLITALNLLPFGQLDGGHVIYSLAGEGYRKWIYYLFSGFLLLSFWNYSWILWGLLIYYFIRVEHPFVPDAPYPIGKFRKIFGWGMLLSFLLIFPVSPITVVSSSGAKTSLGEDLWNFLLEVFAK, encoded by the coding sequence TTGAACAGACCGACTTACGGATGGAACGTACTTCTTTTCGTTCTTACTTTTTTCACCTTAACATTTCAGGATGATATATTCAAGATCCCATATTTAAACTCGGCGACAATATCGGAAATCTTTCGGATCAGGATTCCCTATTCTTTTTCTCTTCTTGGAATTCTTTTTTGTCATGAGATGGGGCATTACTTTGCCGCCAGATATTATGGGATCAAGACAACTCTACCGTATTTTTTGCCGGTTCCATTTTCTCCCGTAGGCACAATGGGCGCTGTGATCCGTATAAAAGATCCGATCGCCAATAAAATCCAATTATTCGATATTGGGATCTGGGGACCCGCTATGAGTCTTGTTCTTTCGATACCATGTCTTGTGATCGGATTATATAATTCTCAATTAGTTTCTCTGGCGGAAAGAACTACAATCTTACAAGCTCACCCGGGACTCATGGATATCCATTTTGGAGATAGCATCTTTACATACGTTTTATCCCAGAAAATATTAGGTCCTTTTGACCCTTCTCTATTTACTGTAGAATATACTCCTTTGGCCTTTGCCGGTTGGGTCGGACTTCTGATAACTGCATTAAATCTTTTACCTTTCGGTCAATTGGACGGTGGGCATGTTATCTATTCCTTAGCGGGAGAAGGTTACAGAAAGTGGATCTATTATCTGTTTTCCGGATTTCTTTTACTCTCATTTTGGAATTATTCGTGGATCTTATGGGGATTGCTCATCTATTACTTTATCCGAGTAGAACATCCTTTTGTCCCGGATGCTCCTTATCCAATCGGCAAATTTAGAAAGATATTTGGCTGGGGTATGTTATTATCCTTCCTGCTTATTTTTCCGGTTTCTCCAATCACTGTCGTATCCTCTTCCGGGGCTAAGACCAGTCTAGGAGAGGATCTCTGGAATTTTCTACTCGAAGTATTTGCAAAATGA
- a CDS encoding MATE family efflux transporter, producing MNLLLEKKFLTLTFFNIIANLTVPLTSFADVAVLGQLESHTFVAGVALSNILFDYLFWGFSFLRMSTTGLTAQAEGNENYKESFQILLRSLLLGVGIGILILLASTYLEKVGFSVLEGEKEVKSAGGEYFKARIISAPATLSNFVLTGWFLGRSKSATVLVATVIANVVNIGLNFWFVLFLDWNAYGAGIATSISQYLMSAFFIVLLFKEKNRFFQVYHEIKIFSVKGYTSLLTLNSDIMIRTLLLITTFSLFRNYSSGLGSETLAANAILHQLILIGAFWIDGAAIAMETVAGNLKGNNNTVGLRKILKMALVSGFGISLFFCILILLPSEFLFELFSKSKPVVALAKEYGYWITPILLFGSFAFIFDGFFLGISEGKILRNSMIVSSILFFFPIAYWGKIQNNNHILWLSLSSYMLGRAITLGVVAYKKFFLIRQESFS from the coding sequence TTGAATCTACTTTTGGAAAAAAAATTTCTCACCCTAACTTTCTTTAATATAATCGCGAACCTGACTGTACCACTGACTAGCTTTGCCGATGTTGCAGTGCTTGGTCAATTGGAATCACACACATTCGTAGCCGGAGTGGCATTATCCAACATACTATTCGATTATTTGTTCTGGGGATTTTCCTTTTTGAGAATGAGCACGACTGGACTTACAGCTCAAGCAGAAGGAAATGAAAATTACAAAGAATCCTTTCAGATACTTTTAAGATCCCTTTTATTAGGTGTCGGGATCGGTATTTTAATACTACTCGCAAGCACTTATTTAGAAAAGGTCGGATTTTCGGTTTTAGAAGGGGAGAAGGAAGTAAAATCCGCAGGTGGAGAATATTTCAAGGCCAGGATCATCAGTGCCCCCGCAACTCTTAGCAATTTCGTACTCACAGGATGGTTCTTAGGAAGATCCAAAAGTGCTACTGTTCTGGTTGCAACAGTCATCGCTAATGTCGTCAATATAGGGTTGAATTTTTGGTTCGTTCTATTTTTGGATTGGAATGCGTATGGCGCAGGGATCGCGACTTCTATCAGTCAATACTTAATGTCAGCGTTCTTTATTGTATTATTATTCAAGGAGAAGAATCGCTTCTTCCAGGTCTATCATGAGATCAAGATCTTTTCTGTTAAAGGGTATACTTCTCTTCTCACCTTGAATTCGGATATCATGATCCGGACCTTACTTTTGATTACAACATTCAGTTTGTTTAGAAATTACAGCTCCGGCTTAGGCTCCGAGACCTTGGCTGCAAATGCGATCCTTCATCAATTGATCTTGATTGGAGCATTTTGGATAGATGGTGCTGCTATCGCAATGGAGACTGTCGCAGGAAATTTAAAAGGAAATAATAATACCGTAGGTTTAAGAAAGATCTTAAAGATGGCCCTCGTTTCCGGATTCGGGATCTCTTTGTTTTTTTGTATTCTGATCCTTCTTCCTTCAGAATTCTTATTCGAATTATTCAGTAAATCTAAACCTGTTGTCGCTCTTGCAAAAGAATACGGTTATTGGATAACGCCAATATTGCTCTTCGGGTCATTTGCATTCATATTCGACGGTTTTTTCTTAGGGATCTCGGAAGGTAAGATTCTTCGAAATTCAATGATCGTCAGTTCCATTTTGTTTTTCTTTCCGATCGCTTACTGGGGAAAGATCCAAAATAACAATCATATACTTTGGCTTTCCCTCTCCTCCTATATGTTAGGAAGAGCGATTACACTCGGAGTTGTTGCTTACAAAAAATTTTTTTTAATCCGCCAAGAATCCTTCAGTTAG